A genome region from Pyrenophora tritici-repentis strain M4 chromosome 9, whole genome shotgun sequence includes the following:
- a CDS encoding UbiH, 2-polyprenyl-6-methoxyphenol hydroxylase and related FAD-dependent oxidoreductase: protein MSDSAPQNNKRLPIAIVGGGLGGLSLAIGLLRHGIKVHIYEASPAFSEIGAGIGFWNNATRALQLLDPRLLQGFTKHATFNINPKRSNTFNTIRWGMDERKQNGHKAGDFAFYQDDNSGPKDLPDGLRMRGRIHRARLIDEMVALLPPGITSLSKSLQSIQEMGNGAIELAFTDGTTTLASAVVGCDGIRSKVRNYVCGSDIRAEYAGECAFRALVPGSEAIKALGEDMTLNSQLYCGYGGYVITYPIEHGKFLNVVAMPQDVPPNRSWNHDNWTVPTSADEIREKFKDWYPPLIDLIARHHLPTKWALFVLQHDAPYFRNRVCLLGDSAHATTPHMGAGAGMAIEDAYILSHLVAAVGSTGDIEKVFQAYDAVRRPRTQECIKRSMDTALVYDFMDEGIHDDMEKIEERLDDSFAWLWHQDLERQLQSAKDLLTA, encoded by the coding sequence ATGAGCGATTCCGCACCCCAAAACAATAAACGGCTTCCTATTGCGATCGTCGGTGGCGGTCTCGGCGGTCTTAGCCTTGCAATTGGCCTACTTAGGCATGGCATCAAAGTCCATATTTACGAAGCGTCGCCTGCGTTCTCCGAGATAGGTGCCGGCATTGGATTTTGGAACAACGCAACTAGAGCGTTACAACTGCTTGATCCCCGGCTGCTGCAAGGCTTCACGAAACACGCGACCTTCAATATAAACCCTAAGCGTAGTAACACCTTTAACACGATCAGATGGGGCATGGATGAAAGAAAGCAGAATGGACACAAGGCTGGAGACTTTGCATTTTATCAGGACGACAATTCAGGCCCTAAGGATTTACCCGATGGCCTCCGGATGAGAGGTCGCATACACAGGGCACGATTGATAGATGAGATGGTAGCCCTGCTACCACCGGGCATCACAAGCCTTAGCAAGAGTCTTCAAAGTATCCAGGAAATGGGTAATGGTGCAATTGAACTGGCCTTTACGGATGGAACGACTACTCTAGCTAGCGCTGTCGTCGGCTGCGACGGTATTCGCAGCAAAGTTCGCAATTACGTGTGTGGCTCTGATATTCGAGCGGAATATGCCGGAGAGTGCGCTTTCCGTGCCCTGGTACCAGGCAGTGAGGCAATAAAAGCTTTGGGTGAAGATATGACCCTTAACAGCCAGCTATACTGTGGTTACGGGGGGTACGTAATCACATACCCTATCGAACACGGAAAATTCCTCAACGTCGTTGCCATGCCGCAAGATGTACCTCCCAACCGCAGTTGGAACCACGACAATTGGACAGTGCCTACAAGTGCAGATGAGATTCGAGAAAAGTTCAAAGACTGGTATCCGCCGCTCATTGATCTTATCGCACGACATCACCTCCCGACCAAATGGGCACTCTTTGTCCTGCAGCACGACGCTCCGTACTTCAGAAACCGTGTCTGTCTCTTGGGTGATAGCGCGCATGCCACGACACCACATATGGGCGCTGGAGCCGGTATGGCAATAGAGGATGCATATATACTCAGTCATCTTGTAGCTGCTGTGGGCAGCACTGGAGACATTGAGAAAGTATTCCAGGCATACGACGCTGTGAGAAGGCCACGGACGCAGGAATGTATAAAACGTAGTATGGATACAGCTCTGGTGTATGACTTTATGGATGAGGGGATACATGATGACATGGAGAAGATTGAGGAAAGACTCGACGACAGTTTTGCATGGTTGTGGCACCAAGATCTGGAAAGGCAACTGCAAAGCGCCAAAGACCTTCTGACAGCATGA
- a CDS encoding NemA, NADH:flavin oxidoreductase, Old Yellow Enzyme family, with product MAAERLFQPIKLGSIELKQRIAMAPLTRFRANDDHEVLPMAAQYYGQRACVPGTLLITEATLISKQSGGYANVPGIYTQAQIDAWKPITEAVHKKGSFIYLQLWALGRVANQEFAEKNGITIKSSSATPLGEGYATPKEMTLDEIKESVNDYAQAAKNAIQAGFDGVEIHAANGYLIDQFLQDTCNKRTDSYGGSVENRSRFAIEVAQAVAQAVGADKTGIRLSPFSEFQGMKMEDPLPQFTHIMQKLDAFDLSYLHLVEARVSGNADVEGYESLDPLLPHYSGKLLIAGGLKADSAKKIIEAHKDREIVAVFGRYFISTPDLVYRLQKGIEFTPYDRDTFYVPKSEKGYIDYPFSREWNEEHAAV from the coding sequence ATGGCCGCCGAACGTCTCTTCCAGCCCATCAAGCTGGGCTCCATTGAGCTGAAACAGCGCATCGCCATGGCCCCTCTAACCAGATTCCGTGCCAATGACGATCACGAGGTCCTTCCCATGGCCGCCCAGTACTACGGTCAGCGCGCCTGCGTGCCCGGCACACTTCTCATCACCGAAGCCACTCTTATCTCAAAACAATCTGGAGGCTATGCCAATGTTCCTGGGATCTACACACAAGCCCAAATCGATGCCTGGAAACCCATCACAGAGGCAGTGCACAAGAAGGGCTCATTCATCTACCTGCAACTATGGGCGCTTGGGCGTGTGGCAAACCAAGAATTTGCCGAGAAGAACGGCATCACGATCAAGAGCTCTAGTGCGACACCCCTAGGCGAAGGCTATGCTACTCCAAAGGAAATGACTTTGGATGAGATCAAGGAAAGCGTGAACGATTACGCTCAAGCTGCCAAAAACGCCATCCAGGCTGGCTTCGATGGAGTCGAAATTCACGCCGCAAATGGCTACCTGATCGACCAGTTCCTACAGGACACTTGCAACAAGCGTACCGACTCGTACGGAGGCTCCGTTGAGAACCGCTCCCGGTTCGCCATTGAGGTCGCCCAGGCCGTTGCACAGGCCGTAGGTGCAGACAAGACTGGTATTCGATTAAGTCCATTTTCCGAGTTCCAGGGTATGAAGATGGAAGACCCCCTTCCACAATTTACCCACATCATGCAGAAACTGGATGCGTTTGATCTTTCCTATCTGCATCTCGTAGAGGCGAGAGTGTCAGGTAATGCAGATGTAGAAGGCTACGAGTCTCTCGATCCTCTACTCCCGCACTATTCTGGCAAGTTGCTGATTGCTGGGGGTCTCAAGGCCGATTCGGCAAAGAAAATTATCGAGGCGCACAAGGATCGCGAAATTGTGGCGGTATTTGGACGGTACTTTATTTCCACCCCCGATCTCGTATACAGGTTGCAAAAGGGTATTGAGTTTACTCCGTACGACCGAGACACGTTCTATGTTCCGAAGAGCGAAAAGGGATACATTGACTATCCTTTCAGCAGGGAGTGGAATGAGGAACATGCGGCGGTGTGA
- a CDS encoding CorA domain containing protein, producing MGNNDDKDYPFNLPTYIAAFDDGQLASQELKHERRSWRSEGYAEDSHIQIFDHNHGIGTIGFHNDDGIDKLLGEAPPQVRFVLILPMVHERIADTASQVIETADLFRRNELYDDGSIDPSEPEPPVRWEASRFNISRRSLIKILTKYDIAPAACSHLRGQEQIFGSRVTKSEQGHVQGFEFWYAIRARAYFREVDMDADLKITVVTKYSPATNSTIVLLKYRSYNDLTCKLKLELMSKLYELVTEPSTQEVAKSPFAISLLHFNSTAQWYRRAARDPRDSVRGEEEKAHVKSEDQKNEVNAINVRRLHLTMRNLDQDKVQLTFILDVIDRLRKQHDLFYRLVRKTPDQDQRDWLYLRVEEEFDRLDSQLTYFRSSIEDVANRAQRLLDLLFNLSGQQNARWSEKVGKQAMYESASMRAIAIVSMLFLPGTFICVSALSHGSTQIYNFVGCTGHKFVLPGELLIWLTFQHGGIGVSRGITVVDPPYHNRTADVSDVSCLVYVAQKD from the exons ATGGGCAACAATGACGATAAGGACTACCCCTTCAATTTGCCGACGTATATCGCAGCCTTCGACGATGGTCAACTTGCAAGTCAGGAGTTGAAACACGAACGGAGGTCGTGGCGTTCAGAGGGCTATGCGGAGGACTCACACATACAAATCTTTGATCATAACCACGGAATAGGCACGATTGGCTTCCACAACGATGATGGGATTGACAAGTTGCTG GGTGAAGCTCCACCCCAGGTGCGATTCGTCCTGATACTACCGATGGTGCATGAGCGCATAGCAGACACGGCATCCCAGGTCATCGAAACGGCAGATCTGTTCAGGAGAAATGAGCTTTATGATGATGGTTCGATTGATCCCTCAGAGCCAGAGCCACCTGTTCGATGGGAGGCGAGCAGGTTCAATATCTCAAGACGCTCCCTCATCAAGATCTTGACAAAGTATGACATCGCGCCTGCCGCATGCTCGCATCTGAGAGGCCAAGAACAGATATTTGGTTCAAGAGTCACCAAAAGTGAACAAGGCCATGTGCAAGGGTTTG AATTTTGGTATGCCATCCGCGCACGAGCATACTTTCGCGAGGTAGATATGGATGCCGACCTCAAGATCACTGTCGTGACAAAGTACAGCCCTGCGACCAACTCTACAATTGTGTTGCTAAAGTACAGATCATACAACGATCTAACGTGTAAGCTCAAGTTGGAGCTTATGTCGAAGCTGTATGAGCTCGTCACCGAACCCAGCACGCAAGAAGTGGCGAAAAGCCCGTTTGCTATTTCTTTACTGCACTTCAACTCAACCGCACAATGGTACCGACGAGCTGCGCGAGACCCAAGAGATAGCGTGCGAGGTGAGGAGGAGAAAGCACATGTCAAGTCAGAGGATCAAAAGAACGAAGTTAACGCCATCAATGTGCGGAGGCTACATCTAACCATGCGAAATCTGGACCAAGACAAGGTGCAGCTTACATTCATCCTCGACGTGATCGATAGGCTGCGCAAACAACACGATCTATTTTACAGGCTTGTGAGAAAGACACCGGACCAAGACCAACGCGACTGGCTATACCTACGAGTTGAAGAAGAGTTTGACCGACTAGACAGCCAGCTGACTTATTTCCGATCATCCATCGAAGATGTGGCTAATCGAGCTCAGAGGCTTTTGGACCTA CTATTCAACTTATCTGGACAACAAAATGCTCGCTGGAGTGAGAAGGTCGGAAAACAAGCCATGTACGAAAGCGCATCCATGCGAGCCATCGCAATCGTGTCCATGCTTTTCCTGCCTGGCACTTTCATTTGTGTAAGCGCCCTTTCCCACGGTAGCACACAAATTTACAACTTTGTAGGGTGTACTGGGCACAAATTTGTTCTACCAGGAGAGCTCCTCATCTGGCTCACCTTCCAACATGGCGGAATCGGCGTTTCGCGCGGCATCACAGTGGTGGATCCTCCTTATCACAATCGTACCGCTGACGTGTCTGACGTTTCTTGCTTGGTATATGTGGCGCAGAAGGACTGA
- a CDS encoding 3-oxoacyl-acyl-carrier-protein, translated as MRPEVEQELSHTLLIELLAYQFASPVRWIETQDVVLGEKTTERIVEIGPADTLGVMAKRTLASKYEGHDAARSLQRQILCYNKDAKDIYYDVDPIEEEPEAPAASSGGAAAPASSAPAASAPVAAAPPPGAGPAAQVPDEPVTATDILRTLVAQKLKKPLMDIPLTKAIKDLVGGKSTLQNEILGDLGKEFGSTPEKPEDTPLDELGASMQATFNGQLGKQSSSLIARMVSSKMPGGFNITAVRKHLETRWGLAQGRQDGVLLLAITNEPAARLGSEADGKAFLDEQANKYAATAGINLSAPTAGGDAGGSGGGMMMDPAAIDALTKDQRQLFKQQLELYARYLKIDLRLGDKSFVDSQKAQSALQAQLDLWNTEHGEFYASGIEPQFTPLKARVYDSSWNWARQDALTMYYDIIFGKLKAVDREIVSRCIAIMNRSNPLLLDFMQYHMDHCPTERGETYELAKELGQQLIDNCKDVLNEAPVYKDVAVPTAPHLEIDAKGNMNYEEAPRASVRKLEHYVREMAEGGKLSEYGNRTKVQHDLQRIYKLIKQQHKLSKASQLQIKTLYSNVIRSLSMNEGQIMPSENGKAVGGKRGRNGRVNPSAKQGKVETIPFLHLKRKDDHGWEYSKKLTGVYLDCLENAAKSGVTFQGKYALMTGAGAGSIGAQVLQGLISGGAKVVVTTSRFSREVTEYYQSMYSRYGARGSQLIVVPFNQGSNQDVEALVEYIFDTKKGLGWDLDLIVPFAAIPENGREIDSIDSKSELAHRIMLTNLLRMLGAVKKHKQANGYETRPAQVILPLSPNHGTFGNDGLYSESKMSLETLFSRWHSESWGNYLTICGAVIGWTRGTGLMGANNIVAEGIEKYGVRTFSQQEMAFNLLGLMAPPIVNLCQVEPVWADLNGGFQYIPNLKDLMTDLRKDLTETSDIRRAVIKENAIENKVVNGEASEALYKKAKVEPRANMKFDFPKLPDWDSEVKPLNDNLKGMVDLEKVVVVTGFSEVGPWGNSRTRWEMEAYGEFSIEGCVEMAWIMGLIKNHNGPLKGKSYSGWVDAKTNEPIDDKDVKPKYEKYILEHSGIRLIEPELFNGYDPKNKQLMQEIQIEEDLDPFEASKELADEFKREHGDKVEVFAIEDSGEYTVRMKKGATLLIPKALRFDRLVAGQIPTGWDAKKYGVPDDIISQVDPVTLFVLVSTAECLLASGITDPYEFYQYVHLSEVGNCIGSGIGGTTALRGMYKDRFMDKPVQKDILQESFINTMSAWVNMLLMSSTGPIKTPVGACATAVESIDIGYDTIVEGKARVCFVGGFDDFQEEGSYEFANMKATSNAEDEFAHGRTPREMSRPTTTTRNGFMESQGCGMQVIMDAKLALDMGVPIYGIIGFTATATDKIGRSVPAPGKGVLTTAREVPSKFPSPLLDIKYRRRQMDLRRKQIKQWQESEVLYLQEEVAAMKDATGEDFDEAAYIQERAANIEMEAKRQEKDALSSLGNNFWKKDPRIAPLRGALATWGLTIDDLDVASFHGTSTVANDKNESDVVCEQMRHLGRKKGNALLGIFQKYLTGHPKGAAGAWMFNGCLQVLNTGLVPGNRNADNVDKIMESFDYIVYPSQAIQTDGIKAFSVTSFGFGQKGTQAIGIHPKYLYAALEHHEFAAYKQKVEARQKKAYRYFHDGLINNTMFRAKDKAPYEDDKMKEIFLNPQARVTKDKKTSTYSYPKTSTQGPKKDKKAQETMKMVEQITQATASGNTKVGVDVEGLSSLNLENETFIERNFTDKEVAYCRKASNPQASFTGKWSAKEAVFKSLGVKGEGAGAPLKDIEIINDESGAPTVQLHGKADEEAKRVGVKSISISISHSDEQAVSVAIAQF; from the exons ATGCGTCCCGAGGTCGAGCAGGAGCTTTCGCACACGCTGCTCATTGAGCTGCTCGCATACCAGTTCGCCTCGCCCGTGAGGTGGATTGAGACGCAAGATGTTGTCCTCGGCGAGAAGACAACAGAGCGCATCGTCGAGATTGGCCCCGCCGACACCCTCGGCGTCATGGCTAAGCGCACACTCGCCAGCAAATACGAAGGACACGATGCGGCGCGGTCGCTGCAGCGTCAAATTCTGTGCTACAACAAGGACGCAAAGGACATTTACTACGATGTCGACCCCATAGAGGAGGAGCCAGAGGCGCCGGCTGCGAGCAGTGGGGGTGCTGCCGCGCCTGCTTCTTCTGCACCGGCTGCCTCAGCACCCGTCGCCGCCGCTCCTCCTCCAGGTGCTGGTCCAGCTGCCCAGGTACCAGACGAGCCAGTCACAGCTACCGATATTCTGCGGACATTGGTGGCCCAGAAGCTGAAGAAGCCGCTCATGGACATTCCGCTGACCAAGGCCATCAAAGATTTGGTCGGAG GCAAGTCCACACTTCAGAACGAGATACTCGGAGACCTGGGCAAGGAATTCGGCTCAACCCCCGAGAAGCCAGAAGATACCCCCCTCGACGAGCTCGGTGCTTCTATGCAGGCTACCTTCAATGGTCAGCTTGGAAAGCAGTCGTCCTCCCTCATTGCCCGTATGGTGTCCTCCAAGATGCCCGGTGGCTTCAACATCACAGCCGTGCGCAAGCACCTCGAGACAAGATGGGGCCTAGCCCAGGGACGACAGGACGGTGTTTTGTTGCTCGCCATCACTAACGAGCCAGCAGCACGTCTGGGCTCAGAAGCCGACGGAAAGGCTTTCTTGGACGAACAGGCAAACAAGTACGCAGCCACAGCCGGAATCAATCTTTCTGCTCCTACAGCAGGCGGTGATGCTGGCGGGTCAGGCGGCGGCATGATGATGGACCCTGCGGCCATCGATGCGCTCACCAAGGACCAACGCCAACTCTTCAAGCAGCAACTCGAGCTGTATGCGCGATACCTCAAGATCGACTTGCGTCTAGGCGACAAGTCCTTTGTCGACTCGCAAAAGGCGCAGTCTGCGCTCCAGGCCCAACTTGACCTCTGGAACACTGAGCACGGCGAATTCTACGCCTCCGGCATTGAGCCCCAGTTCACACCCCTCAAAGCACGCGTCTACGACTCATCATGGAACTGGGCACGCCAGGATGCCCTTACCATGTACTACGACATCATCTTCGGCAAGCTCAAGGCGGTTGACCGTGAAATCGTCAGCCGCTGCATTGCCATCATGAACCGCTCAAACCCTCTTCTTCTAGACTTTATGCAGTACCACATGGACCACTGCCCCACGGAACGTGGTGAGACATATGAGCTTGCAAAGGAGCTCGGCCAACAGCTCATCGATAATTGCAAAGACGTCTTGAACGAGGCCCCAGTCTACAAGGACGTCGCAGTACCCACTGCGCCACATCTGGAGATAGATGCCAAGGGCAACATGAACTACGAAGAAGCCCCGAGGGCGAGCGTCCGCAAGCTCGAGCACTATGTTCGCGAGATGGCCGAAGGCGGAAAGCTGTCTGAGTACGGCAACCGCACAAAGGTCCAACACGACTTGCAGAGGATCTACAAGCTCATCAAGCAGCAACACAAGCTTTCCAAGGCATCTCAGCTGCAGATCAAGACCCTGTACAGCAACGTCATTCGCTCTCTTTCGATGAACGAGGGCCAGATCATGCCTAGCGAAAACGGCAAGGCTGTTGGAGGCAAGCGGGGCCGCAACGGTCGCGTCAACCCGTCTGCCAAGCAGGGCAAAGTCGAAACGATCCCCTTCTTACATCTCAAGCGCAAAGACGATCATGGCTGGGAGTACAGCAAAAAGCTGACAGGTGTCTACCTGGACTGCCTCGAGAATGCTGCTAAGTCTGGTGTTACCTTCCAAGGCAAGTATGCTCTCATGACAGGTGCCGGTGCCGGCTCCATTGGTGCGCAAGTCCTCCAAGGTCTTATCAGTGGTGGTGCCAAGGTTGTAGTCACTACCTCCAGATTCTCTCGTGAAGTTACCGAGTACTACCAATCCATGTACTCACGATACGGCGCCCGTGGCTCCCAGCTCATTGTTGTACCTTTCAACCAAGGTAGCAACCAAGATGTTGAGGCTCTGGTCGAATACATTTTCGACACAAAGAAGGGTCTCGGCTGGGACCTCGATCTGATTGTCCCCTTTGCCGCCATCCCCGAGAATGGTCGTGAGATCGACAGCATTGACTCCAAGTCTGAGCTCGCTCACCGTATCATGTTGACTAATCTCCTTCGAATGCTTGGAGCAGTCAAGAAGCACAAGCAAGCCAACGGCTACGAGACACGACCAGCCCAGGTCATTCTTCCACTGTCTCCTAACCATGGCACTTTCGGTAACGACGGTCTGTACTCTGAGTCCAAGATGTCCCTAGAGACCCTCTTCTCCAGGTGGCACTCGGAAAGCTGGGGTAACTACCTCACTATCTGCGGTGCTGTTATCGGCTGGACACGTGGCACAGGTCTCATGGGTGCCAATAACATTGTCGCGGAGGGCATTGAGAAGTACGGTGTACGCACTTTCTCTCAGCAGGAAATGGCTTTCAACCTACTCGGTCTCATGGCGCCACCCATTGTCAACCTCTGCCAGGTTGAGCCAGTGTGGGCTGATCTCAATGGTGGCTTCCAGTACATTCCCAACCTTAAGGATCTTATGACCGATCTTCGCAAAGACCTCACAGAGACAAGCGATATTCGTCGTGCTGTCATCAAGGAGAACGCCATTGAGAACAAGGTCGTCAACGGCGAGGCGAGCGAGGCTCTGTACAAGAAGGCCAAGGTCGAACCGCGAGCCAACATGAAGTTCGACTTTCCCAAGCTACCTGACTGGGATTCCGAAGTCAAACCTCTCAATGATAATCTCAAGGGCATGGTCGATCTTGAGAAGGTTGTCGTTGTCACCGGTTTCTCAGAAGTGGGCCCCTGGGGTAACTCCAGGACTCGATGGGAGATGGAAGCTTACGGCGAATTCTCGATCGAGGGATGTGTCGAGATGGCATGGATCATGGGTCTGATCAAGAACCACAACGGTCCCTTGAAGGGCAAGAGCTACTCCGGCTGGGTAGACGCGAAAACCAACGAGCCTATTGATGACAAAGACGTCAAGCCCAAGTATGAAAAGTACATCTTAGAGCACAGTGGTATCCGTCTGATCGAGCCCGAGCTCTTCAACGGCTATGATCCCAAGAACAAGCAGCTCATGCAAGAGATCCAGATCGAAGAGGATCTCGATCCCTTCGAGGCGTCTAAGGAGCTTGCTGATGAATTCAAGAGAGAGCATGGTGACAAGGTTGAGGTCTTCGCGATCGAGGACTCCGGCGAGTACACAGTCCGCATGAAGAAGGGTGCCACTCTCCTCATCCCCAAGGCTCTACGCTTTGACCGTCTCGTCGCCGGTCAGATCCCGACTGGCTGGGATGCGAAAAAGTACGGCGTTCCTGATGACATTATCTCTCAGGTGGACCCAGTCACGCTCTTTGTGCTCGTATCTACCGCTGAATGTCTCCTTGCCAGCGGAATCACCGATCCATACGAGTTCTACCAGTATGTCCACCTCTCTGAGGTTGGTAACTGCATCGGTTCCGGTATCGGTGGTACTACAGCTCTACGTGGAATGTACAAGGACCGCTTTATGGACAAGCCAGTTCAAAAGGACATTCTACAGGAGTCTTTCATCAACACTATGAGCGCTTGGGTCAACATGTTGCTCATGTCCTCAACAGGACCCATCAAGACTCCTGTCGGTGCCTGCGCCACTGCTGTCGAGTCTATTGACATTGGTTATGATACCATCGTGGAAGGAAAGGCTCGCGTTTGCTTTGTTGGTGGTTTCGATGATTTCCAGGAAGAGGGATCGTACGAATTCGCCAATATGAAGGCTACCAGCAACGCGGAAGATGAGTTTGCGCATGGCCGCACACCCAGAGAAATGTCTCGTCCTACTACAACAACCAGGAACGGATTTATGGAGTCACAGGGTTGCGGTATGCAAGTTATCATGGATGCCAAACTCGCGCTCGACATGGGTGTACCTATCTACGGTATCATTGGTTTCACTGCTACAGCTACCGACAAGATTGGCCGTTCAGTTCCTGCGCCAGGAAAGGGTGTGCTTACGACTGCACGAGAGGTCCCATCCAAGTTCCCATCTCCTCTCCTTGATATCAAGTACAGGCGCCGACAGATGGACCTGCGACGCAAGCAGATCAAGCAATGGCAAGAATCAGAAGTCCTATACCTCCAGGAGGAAGTCGCGGCCATGAAGGATGCGACAGGCGAAGATTTTGATGAGGCTGCTTACATTCAGGAGCGTGCCGCCAATATCGAAATGGAAGCCAAACGCCAAGAAAAGGACGCGCTCAGCAGCTTGGGCAACAACTTCTGGAAGAAAGACCCCCGCATCGCTCCTCTTCGCGGTGCTCTTGCTACATGGGGTCTTACCATCGATGATCTCGATGTTGCTTCCTTCCACGGTACCTCGACTGTCGCCAATGACAAGAACGAGTCGGACGTCGTTTGCGAGCAGATGCGCCATCTTGGTCGTAAGAAGGGCAATGCGCTGCTTGGTATCTTCCAGAAGTATCTTACTGGTCATCCCAAGGGTGCTGCTGGTGCCTGGATGTTCAACGGCTGTTTACAAGTGCTCAACACTGGTCTTGTGCCTGGCAACCGCAATGCTGACAACGTCGACAAGATCATGGAGTCGTTCGACTACATTGTCTACCCATCTCAAGCCATCCAGACTGATGGTATCAAAGCTTTCTCAGTCACATCATTCGGTTTTGGACAGAAGGGAACCCAAGCTATTGGTATTCACCCCAAGTATCTTTACGCCGCGCTTGAACATCATGAGTTTGCTGCCTACAAGCAAAAGGTCGAAGCGCGCCAGAAGAAGGCGTACCGTTACTTCCATGACGGTctcatcaacaacaccatGTTCCGTGCCAAGGATAAGGCGCCTTACGAGGACGACAAGATGAAGGAGATCTTCCTTAACCCGCAAGCACGCGTTACCAAGGACAAGAAGACGTCGACATACAGCTACCCCAAGACCTCTACACAAGGTCCCAAGAAAGACAAGAAAGCACAGGAAACGATGAAGATGGTTGAGCAGATTACTCAAGCCACTGCTTCTGGAAACACCAAGGTTGGTGTAGACGTAGAGGGCCTCAGTTCGCTGAATCTTGAGAACGAAACCTTCATCGAGCGTAACTTCACCGACAAGGAAGTTGCGTACTGCCGAAAAGCCTCGAACCCACAGGCGAGCTTCACTGGAAAGTGGTCAGCAAAGGAGGCTGTTTTCAAGTCACTTGGTGTAAAAGGCGAAGGCGCCGGTGCTCCGTTGAAAGACATTGAGATCATCAACGACGAGTCGGGCGCGCCCACTGTTCAG CTGCACGGCAAAGCTGATGAAGAAGCTAAACGCGTTGGTGTAAAGAGTATCAGCATTAGCATCAGCCACTCGGACGAGCAAGCTGTCTCCGTCGCCATTGCTCAGTTCTAG